One Ricinus communis isolate WT05 ecotype wild-type chromosome 2, ASM1957865v1, whole genome shotgun sequence DNA segment encodes these proteins:
- the LOC8281407 gene encoding probable WRKY transcription factor 75 isoform X1, whose translation MSDSNCSSFLEANTPHNPNNFNHLDNYETETDIIDHENFEPFDLMVAEELESDFTSILAELQQEITTNNTILSTPDVPRRHESGGKGVKIDERKRIAFRTKSGIDIMDDGYRWRKYGKKAVKNSRNPRNYFKCLKAGCNVKKTVQRDTEDPDYVTTTYEGMHNHEALH comes from the exons ATGTCCGACTCCAACTGCTCTAGCTTCCTGGAAGCTAACACTCCTCATAACCCTAATAACTTTAACCATTTAGATAACTATGAAACCGAGACTGATATTATCGATCATGAAAATTTTGAGCCATTTGATCTAATGGTAGCAGAAGAATTAGAGAGCGATTTTACTTCTATCCTGGCAGAGTTGCAGCAAGAAATCACCACCAATAATACTATCCTAAGCACACCAGATGTCCCCAG AAGACATGAAAGTGGAGGAAAGGGAGTGAAGATTGATGAGAGAAAGAGGATAGCATTTAGAACAAAATCAGGGATTGATATCATGGATGATGGATACAGATGGAGAAAATATGGAAAGAAGGCTGTCAAGAACAGTCGAAACCCTAg aaattatttcaaatgcTTAAAGGCAGGATGCAATGTGAAAAAGACAGTGCAAAGAGACACAGAAGATCCAGACTATGTCACGACAACATATGAAGGGATGCACAACCATGAAGCCCTTCACTGA
- the LOC8281408 gene encoding uncharacterized protein LOC8281408: MEIKEMEETNTKESSPGPNPNPIPNVSPSTKAKTVRTKVPEIEIHVYRQGKGPIEVFKSSLGGWDQDQLEVREILEKYGFKSVYAFSPGGSGRGAPIRFNPRNGRSLLGYRDGSVIYIDGEPKDSLIKPVTKILFGVAVITFFITMVLKEPPQWIKNSNLFGGSFPPWILACAVIVFTRMRKRTRDFLKKHGW, from the exons ATGGAGATCAAAGAAATGGAAGAGACAAACACTAAGGAATCTTCACCGGGACCGAACCCTAACCCGATTCCGAACGTATCTCCGAGCACAAAAGCGAAGACAGTGAGAACAAAAGTGCCGGAGATAGAGATTCATGTATACAGACAAGGGAAAGGACCGATAGAGGTGTTCAAGTCAAGCTTAGGTGGGTGGGACCAGGATCAGTTAGAGGTACGAGAAATTCTAGAAAAATACGGGTTCAAATCGGTTTACGCTTTTAGTCCCGGTGGCTCAGGTCGGGGCGCCCCGATTCGGTTTAATCCCAGGAATGGAAGGTCTTTGCTTGGGTATAGAGATGGATCCGTTATTTATATCGATGGAGAACCTAAg GACTCCTTGATCAAACCTGTGACCAAGATCTTGTTTGGGGTAGCAGTTATAACCTTTTTTATAACAATGGTATTGAAAGAACCTCCACAGTGGATCAAAAACTCAAACCTTTTTGGTGGAAGCTTCCCCCCTTGGATCCTTGCTTGTGCAGTTATTGTCTTTACCCGCATGAGGAAGAGAACAAGGGACTTCTTAAAGAAGCATGGCTGGTAA
- the LOC8281406 gene encoding AT-hook motif nuclear-localized protein 16: protein MAGGADLAVPPIGSKNIMESNQEPNRGNYRRPGIEAILMSPKLPKSVPPVSSAVEGETIRRPRGRPAGSKNKPKPPIIVTRDSANALRAHAMEVSSGCDVSESLANFARRRQRGICVLSGSGCVTNVTLRQPASSGAIVTLHGRFEILSLLGSILPPPAPPGITGLTIYLAGAQGQVVGGGVVGALIASGPVVIMAASFMNATFDRLPLDEDEIAAAAAAVQSQHYQNSKLHHHHHHHLDISDLFGVPQNLLTNGTLRQEIYSWAPGRSITQMNHDECS from the coding sequence ATGGCTGGAGGTGCAGACTTAGCAGTCCCACCTATTGGATCCAAAAATATAATGGAATCAAACCAAGAACCAAACAGGGGCAACTACCGCCGGCCTGGAATTGAAGCAATCCTAATGTCTCCTAAGTTACCCAAGTCAGTGCCGCCGGTTTCTTCTGCCGTAGAGGGGGAGACCATCAGGCGGCCTCGTGGCAGGCCGGCAGGCTCAAAAAATAAGCCAAAACCACCCATAATTGTGACCCGAGATAGTGCTAATGCACTCAGAGCTCATGCAATGGAGGTAAGTTCAGGGTGCGATGTGAGTGAGAGCTTAGCCAACTTTGCCAGGAGGAGGCAGCGTGGAATATGTGTACTTAGTGGGAGCGGCTGTGTAACCAATGTGACCCTAAGACAACCAGCTTCATCCGGGGCCATTGTCACCCTTCATGGCCGGTTTGAGATACTCTCGTTGCTAGGATCAATATTGCCTCCACCTGCTCCACCGGGGATTACAGGGCTAACCATTTACTTGGCGGGGGCTCAAGGACAGGTCGTGGGCGGGGGAGTGGTTGGCGCTCTCATTGCATCAGGCCCAGTTGTGATCATGGCTGCATCTTTCATGAATGCTACTTTCGATCGCCTGCCGTTAGATGAAGATGAAattgcagcagcagcagcagcagtgCAGAGTCAGCATTACCAAAACAGTAAACTccatcaccatcaccatcaccaCCTGGATATTTCAGATCTCTTTGGAGTGCCACAAAACTTGCTTACCAACGGTACACTGCGCCAAGAAATTTACTCTTGGGCACCGGGACGATCCATCACGCAAATGAACCACGACGAGTGCAGCTGA
- the LOC8281407 gene encoding probable WRKY transcription factor 51 isoform X2, which yields MSDSNCSSFLEANTPHNPNNFNHLDNYETETDIIDHENFEPFDLMVAEELESDFTSILAELQQEITTNNTILSTPDVPRRHESGGKGVKIDERKRIAFRTKSGIDIMDDGYRWRKYGKKAVKNSRNPSP from the exons ATGTCCGACTCCAACTGCTCTAGCTTCCTGGAAGCTAACACTCCTCATAACCCTAATAACTTTAACCATTTAGATAACTATGAAACCGAGACTGATATTATCGATCATGAAAATTTTGAGCCATTTGATCTAATGGTAGCAGAAGAATTAGAGAGCGATTTTACTTCTATCCTGGCAGAGTTGCAGCAAGAAATCACCACCAATAATACTATCCTAAGCACACCAGATGTCCCCAG AAGACATGAAAGTGGAGGAAAGGGAGTGAAGATTGATGAGAGAAAGAGGATAGCATTTAGAACAAAATCAGGGATTGATATCATGGATGATGGATACAGATGGAGAAAATATGGAAAGAAGGCTGTCAAGAACAGTCGAAACCCTAg ccCATAG
- the LOC8281409 gene encoding MA3 DOMAIN-CONTAINING TRANSLATION REGULATORY FACTOR 2, translating into MECGDGSVLEEPQELAEAASSRKSPESPPMQISVNTKSPKYLRSPNSPKSLSYQKAPGKFITGKGSPSKGSPVKNERHSHSPIDGRPKKGGSGGKGTWGGLLDTECDYSLDPKDPNYDSEEYDHKSRTKLIVDFEEYKKKVTVIVEEYFATDDVVSTANELRELGVPSYNYYFIKKLVSMSMDRHDKEKEMAAILISALYADIIDPSQVYEGFTKLVESADDLIVDIPDTVDILALFIARAVVDDILPPAFIKKEMASLPADSKGIDVLKRAEKSYLAAPLHAEIIERRWGGSKNKTVEDVKAKINNLLVECIVSGDKKEACRCIKDLKVPFFHHEIIKRALVMAMERQQAEGQLLELLKDAAEKGFINTSQITKGFNRVIDAVDDLSLDIPNARGILQSLISKAASEGWLCASSLKSLSVAPVTQPLQDSAAKIFKAKAQSIVQEYFLSGDMSEVSSCLECENSNSSPELNATFVKRLITLAMDRKNREKEMASVLLSSLCFPADDVVNGFAMLIESADDTALDNPVVVEDLAMFLARAVVDEVLAPQHLEEIGSQFLGLESIGSKVLQMAKSLLKARLSGERILRCWGGAGSSRPGWAVEDVKDKIGKLLEEFESGGDIREAYRCIKELGMPFFHHEVVKKALVTIIEKKSRRLWGLLEESFHSGLITSYQMMKGFGRVAESLDDLALDVPDAEKQFVQYVEKAKIAGWLDSSFCCNKSGHTVENGNSQ; encoded by the exons ATGGAGTGTGGTGATGGTTCTGTATTGGAAGAGCCTCAGGAGCTTGCAGAAGCTGCTTCTTCACGGAAGTCGCCAGAATCACCTCCAATGCAGATCTCAGTGAATACAAAGTCTCCTAAGTATTTAAGATCACCTAATTCCCCAAAGTCCCTTAGCTACCAAAAGGCACCTGGGAAATTTATTACAGGTAAAGGAAGTCCAAGCAAGGGGAGCCCAGTCAAGAATGAGAGACATTCACATTCTCCAATAGATGGTCGCCCCAAGAAAG GTGGCTCGGGTGGTAAAGGGACATGGGGAGGACTGCTTGATACAGAATGCGATTACTCTCTTGATCCCAAGGACCCAAACTATGATAGTGAG GAATATGATCACAAAAGCAGGACAAAATTGATAGTAGATTTTGAGGAGTACAAGAAGAAGGTTACAGTAATAGTGGAAGAATATTTTGCAACTGATGATGTTGTTTCAACTGCCAATGAATTGAGAGAACTTGGAGTGCCAAGCTATAACTATTATTTCATAAAGAAACTTGTCTCTATGTCTATGGATAGGCATGACAAAGAGAAGGAAATGGCTGCTATTCTTATCTCTGCTCTTTACGCTGACATCATTGATCCTTCACAAGTGTACGAAGGGTTTACTAAATTGGTGGAGTCTGCGGATGACTTAATCGTAGATATACCTGACACTGTTGATATTCTTGCATTGTTTATTGCTAGAGCTGTGGTTGATGACATACTACCCCCTGCATTcattaagaaagaaatggCTTCTTTACCTGCAGATTCTAAAGGGATTGATGTGCTAAAAAGAGCCGAAAAGAGCTATCTAGCAGCTCCTCTTCATGCGGAAATTATTGAGCGCCGATGGGGAGGAAGCAAGAACAAAACAGTTGAGGATGTGAAGGCTAAGATAAACAATTTGCTGGTAGAGTGTATAGTGAGCGGTGACAAGAAAGAGGCTTGCAGATGCATCAAGGATTTAAAAGTTCCCTTCTTCCATCACGAAATAATTAAACGGGCTCTTGTAATGGCAATGGAAAGGCAGCAGGCTGAAGGTCAGCTACTAGAATTGCTGAAGGATGCTGCTGAAAAAGGTTTCATTAATACAAGCCAAATAACAAAAGGATTTAACCGGGTTATAGATGCCGTTGATGATTTGTCGCTTGACATCCCAAATGCACGGGGAATATTGCAGTCTTTAATTTCCAAGGCTGCATCAGAGGGATGGTTATGTGCTTCATCTTTGAAGTCACTCTCAGTAGCACCAGTTACACAACCTTTACAAGATAGTGCTGCCAAAATCTTCAAGGCAAAGGCTCAATCTATTGTTCAAGAATATTTCTTGTCTGGTGATATGTCAGAGGTCAGTAGTTGTCTCGAATGTGAGAACAGTAATAGTTCTCCTGAACTGAATGCTACCTTTGTCAAAAGATTGATAACTCTCGCAATGGATAGAAAAAATAGGGAGAAGGAAATGGCTTCTGTTTTGCTGTCATCTTTGTGTTTCCCAGCAGATGATGTTGTGAATGGATTTGCTATGTTGATAGAATCTGCAGATGATACTGCTTTGGATAACCCAGTCGTTGTTGAGGATCTCGCGATGTTTTTAGCTAGAGCAGTGGTGGATGAAGTGTTAGCCCCACAACATTTAGAAGAAATCGGAAGCCAGTTTTTAGGGCTAGAATCAATCGGGAGTAAGGTTCTTCAAATGGCAAAGTCATTGCTAAAGGCTCGACTATCAGGTGAGCGAATTCTACGGTGTTGGGGTGGTGCAGGAAGCAGTAGGCCTGGATGGGCAGTTGAGGATGTCAAGGATAAAATTGGGAAGTTACTGGAGGAGTTCGAGTCCGGAGGGGACATCAGGGAAGCCTACCGCTGCATAAAAGAATTAGGCATGCCATTTTTTCACCATGAGGTGGTTAAAAAGGCACTTGTGACTATCATTGAGAAGAAGAGTCGAAGATTGTGGGGGTTACTCGAAGAGAGTTTCCATTCTGGGCTCATAACCTCATATCAGATGATGAAAGGTTTTGGAAGGGTAGCAGAATCTCTTGATGACTTGGCTCTTGATGTGCCGGATGCTGAGAAACAATTTGTACAGTATGTTGAGAAAGCTAAAATTGCAGGGTGGTTGGATTCCTCATTTTGTTGCAATAAATCAGGACATACTGTAGAGAATGGCAACTCTCAGTGA